The segment ACGACGTGCATCTCGTCGATCCGGTAATTTTCGAGCATCGGCAGGATCGGGCCGAGATAGTCGCGGAGCGGCGGCGGATTCTCCGCCATCGACAGGAAGACGATCCCCGCCGCCGCCTCGACCCTGACCGAGCCGAGGTCGGTGCCGTGGCACAGCACCTCGGCCCGGAAGGTCTCCGGATCGGTGACGGCGAGGTTGCGGCCGTCGAGGCCGAAGCGCCAGCTATGGAAGGGGCAGGTGAAATCGTCCTGCGATCCGACGTCGTCCTGGACCAGCCGGCTGCCGCGATGCGGGCAGACATTGTAATGCGCGGCCAGCCCGCCATCGGCCGTGCGGACGATGATGAAGCTCTCGACGCCGATGTCGAACCGCATCCAGTCGCCCGGCTCGCGCACGTCGCTGACCGGGCCCGCCATCAGCCAGGCCTGGGCGAAGACCTTCTCCCATTCCTCCCGCGCGAAGGCCCGCGAGGTGTAGCGGGCGGGATCGGGGCGGGCGGCGCCATTGTCGACATGGGCGGCGGGCGCGTCGAACGGATGGGTCGAGTCCTTGTGGACCGCCCAGCCGCGCCGGTCGTAGTTCATGCCGGCTCTCCATGGCCCATGCGCCGGTCGAGCTCGGCATGGAAATGGCGCAGCCGCCCTTCCTGCTCGCTCCACAGCGGCCCCCGGAAGCCGCGCGAGCGGGCGCCGGCCTGGACGATCGGCAGCAGGTCCGAATCCTGGTCGAGCACCTCGCCCAGCCCCGGCGGCTCGCCGAGCCCGGTGTGGACGATGTCGGGCCGCGTCTCCCCGCTGGTATCGATGTCCTCGCTCAGCCCCATCCAGGCCGGCGGCGCGTAGCCGGGCGCGTCGACATGGCGGTAGAGGATCATCGTGTCGTAGGTGAACTGGTTGGGATCGGTCGCATGCGGCAGGAAGCGGTGGAGGAACACCGCCTCCGGATGGCAGCCGATCTGCGCATTGGGAAACAGGCTGTAGACGGTCGAGTCGCTGAGCTGCGAATCGCTGAACCTGTCATAGTCGAGGCCGTAGTCGGCGGCGCGCCTGCGCTTGGCGGCCTGCACCGCGGCGCGGGTCTCCTTCGCGGTGCCGGCATAGGTCGCGGGATCGATGCCGGCGTCCTTGAGCATCAGCGCGATGCCGGGGTTCACGCTCTCCTGGTCGGCGAAGCGCGGGCTCGGCTGCGCGAAGGGGACGAACTGGCGGCTGAGCCCGCCCGGATAGAGGTCGATCTGGGTGCGGTCGTCCATCAGGCACTGGGTCTGCGGATGGACGGCGTGGAGATGGTATATCTCGGCGAAGGCGTCGACCCCGCCCTTCCAGTTGGCGCCCCAGTCGGACCGGCGGTGCTGGATGACGTGCATCTTGTCGATCTCGTAGAGCTCGAGCTGCGGCAGGATCGGGGCGAGCCACTCCTTCACCGGCGCGATGTCCGGGTCCATCGAGATGAACACCAGCCCGACCGCGATCTCGCAGCGGACCGAGGTCATGTTGATGTCGTGGCACAGCACCTCGGGCCGGAAGGTCTCGGGGTCGGTGACCGCGACATTCTCCCCGTTCAGGTCGAACCGCCAGCTGTGGAAGGGACAGGTGAATGCCGACTGGCTGCCGAAATCGTCGAGGACGAGCCGGCTGCCGCGATGCGGGCAGACATTGTAATGGGCGTGGACCTCGCCGTCCTCGCCCCGGACGATGATGAAGCTCTCATTGCCGATGTCGAAGCGGGCGAAGTCGCCAGGCTCGCGGATGTCGGAGACCGGACAGGCGATCAGCCAGCTCCGCGCGAACACCTTCTCCCACTCCTCCGCCGCGAAGGCGCGGGCGTGGTAGCGGGCCGGCGTCGGCCGGGCGGTGCCGTTGTCGACATAGCTGTGCCGGTAGAACGGATGCGGCGCCCCGACATGGATGTCCCACAGGCGGAAATCGTAGTTCATCGCGTCTCTCCTCGATTCCGTCTTCGCGCGGATCGACATGCATAAAAAAACATGCATGATTGTTTTGCAAGGTCAAATCACAGACCGTTACGGGAGAGAGCGAATGAGTCGGCTGTTCGGGCGGATCTTCCAGCTCGCTTATGTCGTCGAGGATATCGACGCGGCGATCGCGCACTGGACGGGAACG is part of the Rhizorhabdus wittichii RW1 genome and harbors:
- a CDS encoding Rieske (2Fe-2S) domain protein (PFAM: Rieske [2Fe-2S] domain protein), which gives rise to MNYDFRLWDIHVGAPHPFYRHSYVDNGTARPTPARYHARAFAAEEWEKVFARSWLIACPVSDIREPGDFARFDIGNESFIIVRGEDGEVHAHYNVCPHRGSRLVLDDFGSQSAFTCPFHSWRFDLNGENVAVTDPETFRPEVLCHDINMTSVRCEIAVGLVFISMDPDIAPVKEWLAPILPQLELYEIDKMHVIQHRRSDWGANWKGGVDAFAEIYHLHAVHPQTQCLMDDRTQIDLYPGGLSRQFVPFAQPSPRFADQESVNPGIALMLKDAGIDPATYAGTAKETRAAVQAAKRRRAADYGLDYDRFSDSQLSDSTVYSLFPNAQIGCHPEAVFLHRFLPHATDPNQFTYDTMILYRHVDAPGYAPPAWMGLSEDIDTSGETRPDIVHTGLGEPPGLGEVLDQDSDLLPIVQAGARSRGFRGPLWSEQEGRLRHFHAELDRRMGHGEPA